From the Microbacterium thalassium genome, one window contains:
- a CDS encoding glutamine synthetase family protein, with protein sequence MDKQRDFVLRTIEERGVKFVRLWFTDVTGTLKSVAIAPAEVEGAFTEGLGFDGSAIEGLTRSYESDLLAHPDPTTFQTLPWRGEIDPTARMFCDITTPDGQPAVADPRNVLKRALAKAADAGFTFYTHPEIEFYLLKSSQYGPEGPIPVDSAGYFDNVPGGTAHDFRRRSVRMLEDLGISVEFSHHEGGPGQNEIDLRYADALATADNIMTFRTVIKEVAIEQGVYATFMPKPLSGQPGSGMHTHMSLFEADVNAFYEEGAQYQLSKVGRQFIAGLLRHANEIAAVTNQFVNSYKRIWGGDEAPSFICWGHNNRSALVRVPLYKPNKGQSSRVEYRGLDSAANPYLAYALMLAAGLKGIEEEYELPLEAEDNVWSLTDSERRALGYAPLPASLDHALEFMEESELVAETLGEQVFNHVLLNKRREWQQYRSQVTPFELKSNLEML encoded by the coding sequence ATGGACAAGCAGCGGGACTTCGTGCTCCGGACGATCGAGGAGCGAGGCGTCAAGTTCGTGCGTCTGTGGTTCACGGACGTGACGGGCACGCTCAAGTCGGTCGCCATCGCCCCCGCCGAGGTCGAGGGCGCCTTCACCGAGGGGCTGGGCTTCGACGGCTCCGCGATCGAGGGTCTCACGAGGTCCTACGAGTCGGACCTGCTGGCCCACCCGGACCCGACGACGTTCCAGACCCTCCCGTGGCGCGGCGAGATCGACCCGACCGCGCGCATGTTCTGCGACATCACGACGCCCGACGGCCAGCCCGCGGTGGCCGATCCGCGCAACGTCCTCAAGCGCGCGCTGGCGAAGGCCGCGGACGCGGGGTTCACGTTCTACACGCATCCCGAGATCGAGTTCTATCTGCTGAAGTCCTCGCAGTACGGCCCCGAGGGGCCGATCCCCGTGGACTCCGCGGGCTACTTCGACAACGTCCCCGGCGGGACGGCCCATGACTTCCGGCGCCGCTCGGTGCGGATGCTCGAGGATCTGGGCATCTCGGTCGAGTTCAGCCACCACGAGGGCGGGCCCGGCCAGAACGAGATCGACCTGCGGTACGCCGACGCCCTGGCGACGGCCGACAACATCATGACGTTCCGCACCGTCATCAAGGAGGTGGCGATCGAGCAGGGCGTCTACGCGACCTTCATGCCCAAGCCTCTGAGCGGCCAGCCCGGCAGCGGGATGCACACCCACATGTCGCTGTTCGAGGCCGACGTCAACGCCTTCTACGAGGAGGGCGCGCAGTACCAGCTGTCGAAGGTCGGCCGTCAGTTCATCGCCGGCCTGCTGCGGCACGCCAACGAGATCGCCGCGGTCACGAACCAGTTCGTCAACTCGTACAAGCGCATCTGGGGCGGCGACGAGGCGCCGAGCTTCATCTGCTGGGGTCACAACAACCGCTCCGCGCTGGTGCGGGTGCCGCTCTACAAGCCCAACAAGGGCCAGTCGTCGCGGGTCGAGTACCGCGGCCTGGACTCGGCCGCGAACCCGTACCTCGCCTACGCGCTCATGCTCGCCGCGGGGCTGAAGGGCATCGAGGAGGAGTACGAGCTGCCGCTCGAGGCCGAGGACAACGTGTGGTCCCTCACGGACTCGGAGCGTCGCGCGCTCGGCTACGCTCCGCTGCCCGCGAGCCTCGACCACGCGCTGGAGTTCATGGAGGAGTCCGAGCTCGTCGCCGAGACGCTGGGCGAGCAGGTGTTCAACCACGTGCTGCTCAACAAGCGCCGCGAATGGCAGCAGTACCGCTCTCAGGTCACCCCCTTCGAACTGAAGAGCAACCTCGAGATGCTCTGA